The Oncorhynchus mykiss isolate Arlee unplaced genomic scaffold, USDA_OmykA_1.1 un_scaffold_130, whole genome shotgun sequence genome includes a window with the following:
- the LOC118947113 gene encoding guanine nucleotide-binding protein G(I)/G(S)/G(O) subunit gamma-13-like: MDEMDLPQMKKEVESLKYQLAFKREKSSKTVTDMVKWIEDGVPEDPFLNPELMKNNPWVEKGKCVLL, translated from the exons ATGGATGAGATGGATCTGCCCCAGATGAAGAAGGAAGTGGAGAGTCTGAAATACCAACTGGCTTTCAAGAGAGAGAAGTCATCCAAGACAGTCACTGA cATGGTGAAGTGGATCGAGGACGGGGTACCTGAGGACCCCTTCCTGAACCCTGAGCTCATGAAGAACAACCCCTGGGTGGAAAAGGGAAAGTGTGTCCTGTTGTAG